DNA sequence from the Paenibacillus azoreducens genome:
AAAACATGCAGGATGAACTTTTGGCAAAGCTGGACCGGTGGCATGAAGAGGATCAATTCGATGAAATCGTGGAAGCAATCACAGAGATTCCCGATGAGGACAGAGATTATGTGCTGGTCAGCCATTTAGGCAGGGCGTTAAATAATCTCGAACGTTACGAAGAGGCGGTGGAACAGTTTTTAACCGTTGCGGAAGAGGGCAAGGATGACCCGCTTTGGCATTACCGCATAGGCACATCGTACTATTATTTGGATCAATATGACGATGCCCGGAGAGAGTTTGAAATCGTAAATCAATTAGACCCTGAAGATGAGGATGCCTTGGAATTCCTGGAATGGATTGAGAGCAAAACCGCTCAAGATTCAATTGAAGAGTCCGAGGAGCATGAGGAGTCCAGTGCGGAGCCGAATGCTGAATCGAACGCCGAGTCTAATACTGAAAAGAACGCTAAGGTGGATGCAGGACCAAGACCCGAGATAAACGTCGATTCCGATTTCGTGAACTTTTGGGATGACAGCGAAGAGGCGTTTGAAAAATATATTTTGAATCCGGCTACGGATGAGCAGATTGCTGCCGTGGAAGAACGGCTCGTCTTCAGGCTGCCTGCTTTTTATATTCATATGATGAAATTACATAATGGCGGAATTCCCCAAAACAGATGTTTTCCTTTGAAGGAGACCGTTTCTGGCGGAAAAGATCATATTACCATCTCAGGTATTTTGGGCATTGGTCGGGAAAAGAAACATTCGCTGTGTGGGGAATCGGGCAGCTGGCCAACCATTGAAAATGGCGGTTATCCGGAATTTGGCGTGATGTTCTGTGATACTCCTTCCGAATCCGGAATCGTTATGTTAGATTATCGTCCATCCGGAAATGACGGCGAACCAGAGGTCGTTTACGTGGATAAAGAAAATAACTACAAGGTCACCAAGCTGGCCGACAATTTCGAGGCTTTTATTCGCGGATTGGTGCATGAGAATTCCTACGGTGCCGGAGAGTAGGATCGTTATATCCCGGATACGAAATGAGAAGAACATGGAAATATCCAGTGTTTTAAAAACGGAATAGAAGCTTACGGTGTAACGAAAAAGGGCAAGCTCTTCCTCAACAGGAAGGGCTTTTTTCTATTTCTGAATAAAAGCTCCATGGAATTTTTCAAACAAGCGATCTGCAGTATAAAAAAATGGATTGAATTTATTGTAACTACTAGTTATAATACAAGACATAACAAATAAAAACGCTTACAAGAAGAGGAGGTGAAGCAATGAAAATAGCAGGAATGAATATAACGTATCGGCATTTTCCTTTCAGGGACTTTTTGAATTCGATGGCTCGATTGGGGGTTGAAGATATTGAGCTATGGGCGGGCGAACCGCATTTATACGTTTACCGCAACGTTCTGGGCAACATAAGGCAAATAAGAAAAGAGCTGCAGTCTCGAAACATGAACATTGCTTGCTACACGCCTGAACAATGCGTATACCCATACAATATTGCGGCTTCCGACCCCTGCTTGCGTCAAAAGAGCATCGATTATTTTATTGATAACCTTTACGCCGCTCTGGAGCTGGGCACCGATATGATGCTCATGACTTCCGGAATAGGGGACTTCTCCGTTCCGCAAGAGGAATCGTGGAAATATGCCAGCGACTCCCTCGATCAGATCTCCCATGTGGCCGAAAAAGAGGGGGTTACCCTTGCATTGGAGCCTTTAACCCGTTTCGAATCGA
Encoded proteins:
- a CDS encoding SMI1/KNR4 family protein, with the translated sequence MQDELLAKLDRWHEEDQFDEIVEAITEIPDEDRDYVLVSHLGRALNNLERYEEAVEQFLTVAEEGKDDPLWHYRIGTSYYYLDQYDDARREFEIVNQLDPEDEDALEFLEWIESKTAQDSIEESEEHEESSAEPNAESNAESNTEKNAKVDAGPRPEINVDSDFVNFWDDSEEAFEKYILNPATDEQIAAVEERLVFRLPAFYIHMMKLHNGGIPQNRCFPLKETVSGGKDHITISGILGIGREKKHSLCGESGSWPTIENGGYPEFGVMFCDTPSESGIVMLDYRPSGNDGEPEVVYVDKENNYKVTKLADNFEAFIRGLVHENSYGAGE
- a CDS encoding TIM barrel protein, giving the protein MKIAGMNITYRHFPFRDFLNSMARLGVEDIELWAGEPHLYVYRNVLGNIRQIRKELQSRNMNIACYTPEQCVYPYNIAASDPCLRQKSIDYFIDNLYAALELGTDMMLMTSGIGDFSVPQEESWKYASDSLDQISHVAEKEGVTLALEPLTRFESNLITDAKGIKSMIDGIRSPSLKGMIDTVAMQLAGETPEDYFSVLPEICHFHLIDGDGLSDAHLGLDDGVLRWRECLTSLQSYRYEGVCTLEIMGFEYYRNPHEALMRSIRKIRELGVLSS